The Nocardia sp. BMG111209 genome includes a window with the following:
- a CDS encoding ATP/GTP-binding protein yields MDSATFDPRPARAEAPLLSTASRGLKIVVIGGFGVGKTTLVRAVSEIRPLDTEATMTNVGVGIDDLSAVPGKATTTVAFDFGRITIDAEHVLYLFGAPGQERFWFLWDRLFTGALGAIVLVDQRRIADSWYSIDRLEHQGIPFVVARNNFGGATQTLADIRDALDLDPLVPLIDCDARSRDSCKQILIALVEHLFRGAARLREQTAHAVGPAFQLGPEVLS; encoded by the coding sequence TTGGACTCCGCAACCTTTGATCCCCGGCCGGCGCGGGCCGAGGCGCCGTTGCTCAGCACGGCCAGCCGGGGCCTGAAGATCGTCGTGATCGGCGGCTTCGGCGTCGGTAAGACCACTCTGGTGCGCGCGGTGAGCGAGATCCGCCCGCTGGACACCGAGGCGACGATGACCAACGTGGGCGTGGGTATCGACGATCTGTCCGCGGTGCCCGGAAAGGCCACCACCACGGTGGCTTTCGACTTCGGCCGGATCACCATCGACGCCGAGCACGTGCTCTACCTGTTCGGCGCGCCCGGACAGGAACGGTTCTGGTTCCTGTGGGACCGGCTGTTCACCGGTGCGCTCGGCGCCATCGTGCTGGTCGACCAGCGGCGGATCGCCGACTCCTGGTATTCCATCGATCGCCTGGAGCATCAGGGAATCCCGTTCGTGGTCGCGCGCAACAACTTCGGGGGCGCCACCCAGACGCTGGCGGACATCCGGGACGCGCTGGACCTGGATCCGCTGGTGCCGTTGATCGATTGCGATGCCCGGTCCCGGGATTCGTGCAAGCAGATCCTGATCGCCTTGGTGGAGCACCTGTTCCGGGGCGCCGCGCGGTTGCGCGAGCAGACGGCCCACGCCGTGGGCCCGGCATTCCAGCTAGGACCGGAGGTCCTCTCGTGA
- a CDS encoding sensor histidine kinase KdpD, with product MLGVTIVTASIAVWSVLISPANIRIPLGVGLGAAAIIVSVSVSLAVHNAVKAARAQAEAAWYREGIDQARIVVDQARRETDLARVDTERFRIDSERSAQTAAIDMATRLAAADENIAHYVRQAQQNENRRSAAVASFASAAGRMQAMMTSMLAELREMEHRHGDPAVLADLLELDHRTAQAGRLADSVAVLSGARSGRRWAKPIAMESILRGAMGRVAGYQRVRLRAVADVAVLGHAAEGVMHALAELIDNACNFSPPTTEVHVYAAEVPAGVVVTIEDSGLVMSESALRRAEHAVSGETVRGRDLSSLTGTRLGLAVVGHLARKHTLTVSYRPSAIGGTAVVVVVPRELTARLDRTPGATTVLALPAAGVTVAAAPRPSAGSIGPAPISATTTAQLPVAEDARLPKRRRGSTLAAVHPDGLSSPAGTENATLTPPPARPDALGAFQRAVTGRDIDAAATVSPSVAVEND from the coding sequence TTGCTGGGCGTCACGATCGTGACGGCGAGTATTGCGGTGTGGTCGGTTCTCATCTCTCCGGCAAATATCCGGATCCCCCTCGGCGTCGGTCTCGGCGCGGCGGCGATCATCGTCTCGGTCAGCGTGAGCCTGGCCGTACACAACGCGGTCAAGGCCGCCCGGGCACAGGCCGAGGCCGCCTGGTACCGAGAGGGTATCGATCAGGCCCGGATCGTGGTCGACCAGGCGCGCCGGGAGACCGATCTCGCGCGTGTCGACACCGAACGGTTCCGGATCGATTCCGAACGTTCGGCCCAGACCGCCGCGATCGATATGGCGACCCGCCTCGCGGCCGCCGACGAGAACATCGCGCACTATGTGCGCCAGGCGCAGCAGAACGAGAATCGGCGCTCCGCGGCCGTGGCGTCCTTCGCCAGCGCCGCCGGCCGCATGCAGGCCATGATGACCAGCATGCTCGCCGAACTGCGCGAGATGGAGCACCGGCACGGTGATCCGGCGGTGCTCGCCGATCTGCTCGAACTGGACCATCGCACCGCGCAGGCGGGCCGGCTGGCCGACAGCGTGGCGGTGCTCAGTGGCGCCCGTTCCGGCCGCCGCTGGGCGAAACCCATTGCGATGGAATCGATCCTGCGTGGCGCGATGGGCCGGGTCGCGGGCTATCAGCGCGTCCGGCTGCGGGCCGTCGCGGATGTCGCCGTGCTCGGTCACGCCGCCGAGGGCGTGATGCACGCGCTGGCCGAACTGATCGACAACGCCTGCAACTTCTCGCCGCCGACCACCGAGGTCCACGTGTACGCCGCGGAAGTTCCTGCGGGCGTGGTGGTCACGATCGAGGACAGCGGTCTGGTGATGAGCGAGTCCGCGTTGCGCCGGGCCGAGCACGCCGTCTCCGGCGAGACCGTGCGCGGCCGGGATCTGTCCTCGCTGACCGGAACCCGGCTGGGCCTCGCGGTCGTCGGCCATCTGGCCCGCAAACACACTCTGACCGTGTCGTATCGGCCGTCGGCGATCGGCGGCACCGCCGTGGTCGTCGTGGTGCCGCGCGAGCTGACCGCGCGCCTGGATCGCACCCCCGGTGCGACCACCGTGCTGGCGCTGCCCGCCGCCGGTGTCACGGTCGCCGCCGCCCCGCGCCCCAGCGCGGGATCCATCGGTCCCGCTCCGATCTCCGCCACCACCACCGCGCAGCTTCCGGTGGCCGAGGATGCCCGGCTGCCGAAGCGCCGCCGCGGCAGCACACTCGCCGCCGTACATCCGGACGGTCTGTCCAGCCCCGCCGGAACCGAGAACGCGACGCTGACGCCGCCTCCCGCCCGGCCCGATGCGCTCGGAGCCTTCCAGCGCGCGGTGACCGGTCGCGACATCGACGCCGCGGCCACCGTATCCCCCTCTGTCGCCGTGGAGAACGATTGA
- a CDS encoding sugar kinase, which yields MTTAAAGGPAPGVVLCVGEPLIALTPAAATGLQHTDTLSVAVGGAEVNVAVGLAQLGVPSRFAGRVGDDPFGRKVSAVLTAAGVDARFLEVDPGRPTGLYLKDPAGPVRYYRKDSAASVLAHLPEPARDGVGHVHLTGITAALSPQCRDLVARLLSAPGATASFDVNYRPALWHPAVAGPVLLALAARADIVLAGLDEAALLWDVHEPEDIRALLPDVGELIVKDGPRRASAFRGADRVDVPPLPAPVVEPIGAGDAFAAGYLAARRGGATLAAALRTGHLLAAIVIGGHTDHGRAPTARELDLARTGTGWPAAD from the coding sequence GTGACCACCGCCGCCGCCGGCGGACCGGCGCCGGGAGTGGTGCTGTGCGTGGGGGAGCCGCTGATCGCGCTGACCCCGGCCGCCGCGACCGGATTACAGCACACGGACACGTTGTCGGTGGCCGTCGGCGGCGCGGAGGTCAACGTCGCGGTCGGCCTGGCGCAACTCGGGGTGCCGAGCCGGTTCGCCGGACGGGTGGGCGACGATCCGTTCGGCCGCAAGGTGTCCGCGGTGCTCACGGCCGCGGGGGTGGACGCCCGATTCCTCGAGGTCGACCCGGGCCGCCCGACCGGTCTGTATCTGAAGGATCCGGCCGGACCGGTGCGGTACTACCGGAAGGATTCGGCCGCATCCGTTCTCGCGCACCTGCCGGAACCGGCGCGGGACGGGGTCGGCCACGTCCACCTCACGGGTATCACGGCGGCGCTGTCGCCGCAGTGCCGGGATCTGGTCGCGCGGCTGCTGTCCGCACCCGGCGCCACCGCGTCGTTCGACGTGAATTACCGTCCGGCGCTGTGGCATCCGGCCGTGGCAGGTCCCGTCCTGCTGGCGCTGGCCGCGCGCGCCGATATCGTGCTGGCCGGTCTGGACGAGGCGGCGCTGCTCTGGGATGTGCACGAGCCCGAGGACATTCGCGCCCTGCTGCCCGATGTCGGCGAACTGATCGTCAAGGACGGACCGCGTCGGGCCAGCGCCTTCCGGGGTGCGGATCGCGTCGACGTGCCGCCGCTGCCGGCGCCGGTGGTCGAGCCGATCGGCGCGGGCGACGCCTTCGCCGCGGGCTATCTGGCGGCTCGGCGCGGCGGTGCGACCCTGGCCGCCGCGCTGCGTACCGGACATCTGCTGGCGGCCATCGTGATCGGCGGTCACACCGACCACGGCCGGGCCCCGACCGCTCGCGAACTGGACCTCGCCCGGACCGGTACGGGCTGGCCGGCGGCGGATTGA
- a CDS encoding cytochrome P450: MSAPDFASNHSGGCPVERPPVSLSGPIFHTDPHQLYGQMRREHGPVVSVELPGGIPAWLVIGYRELHQVLSDPELFPRNVALWNQWPNIPPDWPLLPMVGQPMPSIYFSAGAEHRRHVTMVEPALEEVDPFELRRITEELADRLIDLFCGRGEADLIASYAEPLPVYAIGRIVGVADEDIPDLAWTMKTLADGGADAINAHQRFGEHTQKLVAAKRSRPGNDVTTRMMQHQIPFTDEEYALDLMAILAAGHLTTADWIGNSVRLMLVQDRFAAAFGGGRNSIAQAMNEVLWDDVPSQILAGRWASRDTRLAEKVIRAGDMLLLGLAGANTDPHIRQNLDDRQQTAYTGNNAHFGFSYGEYRCPFPAQQIGEIIARTGIEVLLDRLPDIQLGVSEATLARRPSVFQGGMTSLPVRFTAVRPLGGLP; this comes from the coding sequence GTGAGCGCGCCCGATTTCGCCTCGAACCATTCCGGCGGTTGCCCGGTCGAGCGGCCGCCGGTGTCGTTGTCCGGACCGATCTTCCACACCGATCCGCACCAGCTGTACGGCCAGATGCGCCGCGAGCACGGGCCGGTGGTGTCGGTGGAGTTGCCCGGCGGCATCCCGGCGTGGCTGGTGATCGGCTATCGCGAATTGCACCAGGTACTCAGCGATCCCGAGCTGTTCCCGCGGAATGTGGCGCTGTGGAACCAGTGGCCGAACATCCCGCCGGACTGGCCGCTGTTGCCGATGGTGGGCCAGCCGATGCCGTCGATCTATTTCAGCGCGGGCGCCGAGCACCGGCGGCACGTGACGATGGTGGAACCCGCCCTGGAGGAGGTGGATCCGTTCGAATTGCGCCGCATCACCGAGGAATTGGCCGATCGGCTGATCGATCTGTTCTGCGGTCGCGGTGAGGCGGACCTGATCGCGTCCTACGCCGAGCCGCTGCCGGTGTACGCCATCGGCCGGATCGTCGGCGTCGCGGACGAGGACATCCCGGACCTGGCCTGGACGATGAAGACGCTCGCCGACGGCGGCGCCGACGCCATCAACGCCCATCAGCGTTTCGGTGAGCACACCCAGAAACTGGTCGCCGCCAAGCGCAGTCGTCCCGGCAACGATGTGACGACCCGGATGATGCAACACCAGATCCCGTTCACCGACGAGGAATACGCGCTGGATCTCATGGCGATCCTGGCCGCCGGGCACCTGACGACGGCGGACTGGATCGGCAACTCGGTGCGGCTGATGCTGGTCCAGGACCGCTTCGCGGCGGCCTTCGGCGGCGGCCGCAACAGCATCGCGCAGGCGATGAACGAGGTGCTGTGGGACGACGTGCCGTCCCAGATCCTGGCCGGCCGCTGGGCATCCCGCGACACCCGGCTGGCGGAGAAGGTGATCCGGGCCGGCGACATGCTGCTGCTCGGCCTGGCCGGCGCCAACACCGATCCGCACATCCGGCAGAACCTGGACGACCGCCAGCAGACCGCCTACACGGGCAACAACGCCCACTTCGGTTTCAGCTACGGCGAATACCGGTGTCCCTTCCCCGCGCAGCAGATCGGCGAGATCATCGCGCGGACCGGGATCGAGGTGCTGCTGGACCGGTTGCCCGATATCCAGCTCGGGGTATCGGAGGCGACGCTGGCGCGGCGGCCGTCGGTGTTCCAGGGCGGAATGACCTCGCTCCCCGTTCGTTTCACCGCAGTTCGCCCGCTCGGAGGTCTACCGTGA
- a CDS encoding DUF742 domain-containing protein — translation MTRPGRDDAPDRLYTLTGGRSRPDTDAFDLVTLVVSECDPVPGMPSEQVKILGMCRAPTAVVEIAAELRLPVGITMVLLSDLLLAGKITVRHPKTGHTGPGAQQNSLFDTAMLEKVLVGLRNL, via the coding sequence GTGACGAGGCCCGGTCGCGACGACGCCCCGGATCGGCTGTACACGCTGACCGGAGGCCGCAGCCGCCCGGACACCGATGCCTTCGACCTGGTGACGCTCGTTGTGAGCGAATGCGATCCGGTGCCGGGTATGCCGTCCGAGCAGGTGAAGATCCTCGGAATGTGCCGTGCCCCCACCGCGGTCGTGGAGATCGCGGCGGAACTGCGGTTACCGGTCGGTATCACCATGGTTCTGCTCTCCGATCTGTTGCTCGCCGGGAAGATCACCGTGCGACATCCGAAGACCGGCCACACTGGCCCCGGTGCGCAGCAGAATTCGCTGTTCGACACCGCCATGCTCGAGAAGGTGCTCGTTGGACTCCGCAACCTTTGA
- a CDS encoding cytochrome P450 — protein MSSKCPFGDTISIDPMVGDLPGETARLRAAGTVARIDLLGAQALTVTDHALARQLLVDGRLVKDINAWSLWQSGAVTYEWPLIGMVDAGRSMFTVDGSEHRRLRIKTTQALSPRRLELLRPTVSRLTDELLDDLAEAGRDGDVVDLKQLFAYPLPIRVVGELLGVDRVDHPMLLDAYKKFFSVLTPQDERLQIIADLDDYYLDLIRKRTAQPADDLLSALILADEGGDRLTEEEVLGNLKALVAAGHETTVSLILNAVRALLTHPGQLALLQSGDVDWKQAVEETLRYESPSTHLLMRFATEDIPVGDAVIEKGEGVVMSYRAIGRDTSVHGADADEFDIERPSANRHLAFGYGPHVCPGAGLSRLEGNVALPALFERFPQLRLAVPVTEIRNLPVLTQNDIAAFPVRLS, from the coding sequence GTGAGTTCGAAATGCCCGTTCGGCGATACCATCTCGATCGACCCGATGGTCGGCGACCTGCCCGGTGAGACGGCGCGACTGCGCGCCGCCGGCACGGTGGCCCGCATCGATCTGCTCGGCGCGCAGGCGCTGACCGTCACCGACCACGCGCTGGCCCGGCAACTGCTGGTGGACGGCCGCCTGGTGAAGGACATCAACGCCTGGAGTCTGTGGCAGTCCGGCGCGGTCACCTACGAATGGCCGCTGATCGGCATGGTCGACGCCGGCCGTTCGATGTTCACCGTCGACGGCTCCGAACACCGGCGGCTGCGGATCAAGACGACGCAGGCGCTGTCGCCGCGGCGGCTGGAACTGTTGCGCCCCACCGTGTCCCGGCTCACCGACGAACTGCTCGACGATCTGGCCGAGGCCGGGCGCGACGGGGACGTGGTGGATCTCAAGCAACTGTTCGCCTATCCGTTGCCGATCCGGGTGGTGGGGGAGCTGCTCGGGGTCGACCGCGTCGATCATCCGATGTTGCTGGACGCCTACAAGAAGTTCTTCTCGGTGCTGACGCCGCAGGACGAGCGGCTGCAGATCATCGCCGATCTGGACGACTACTACCTGGATCTGATCCGCAAGCGGACCGCGCAGCCCGCTGACGATCTGCTGTCGGCGCTCATCCTCGCCGACGAGGGCGGCGATCGCCTGACCGAGGAAGAGGTGCTGGGCAATCTGAAGGCCCTGGTGGCCGCCGGGCACGAGACGACGGTCAGCCTCATCCTGAACGCGGTGCGCGCCTTGCTGACCCACCCCGGCCAGTTGGCGCTGTTGCAGTCCGGCGACGTGGACTGGAAGCAGGCGGTGGAGGAGACGCTGCGCTACGAGAGCCCCTCGACGCATCTGCTGATGCGCTTCGCCACCGAGGACATTCCGGTGGGGGACGCGGTGATCGAGAAGGGCGAGGGCGTGGTGATGTCGTATCGCGCGATCGGCCGCGACACCTCGGTGCACGGCGCCGACGCCGACGAATTCGATATCGAGCGCCCGAGTGCCAACCGGCACTTGGCCTTCGGCTACGGCCCGCACGTATGCCCCGGTGCGGGACTGTCGCGGCTGGAGGGCAATGTGGCCCTGCCCGCGCTGTTCGAGCGCTTCCCGCAGCTGCGACTGGCGGTGCCGGTGACCGAGATCCGCAATCTGCCGGTGCTGACGCAGAACGATATCGCGGCATTCCCGGTGCGGCTGAGCTGA
- a CDS encoding glycoside hydrolase family 88 protein yields MSSADPTSARQAAPPLPPLPDLSVPRLIDIGERLVWRTWSAGLPEWFWGEGVCLLGMLRFARARGAAVPAEVVDWLRRHRDTGIEVTHVNNLAPGAAAVLVAADHADLAESAVALGRWFRESPAATRAPNGALEHWPGGVWADTTFMAGVFLGHLGEHLADPEPVRWFGEQLLAHAEILQDPATGLFAHGSHRGETIPCFWGRGNAWCALAAVEFLEVAARERVPVDPAQRAAVAAVLTRQLRALAARQPEHGVWSVLVDEQPENAGILETSAAAGIGAAMLRATAVLPECPPEIGTAGRRAVAGALAYVDAGGTLTRVSAGTVLQLIPFGYSVIRDDRQQPWGQGLALHAVAAALTAAQSPGGSR; encoded by the coding sequence ATGTCGTCCGCTGATCCGACCTCCGCGCGGCAGGCCGCGCCGCCGCTGCCGCCGTTACCGGATCTGTCCGTACCGCGGCTGATCGATATCGGCGAACGGCTGGTGTGGCGGACCTGGTCGGCCGGACTGCCCGAGTGGTTCTGGGGCGAGGGGGTGTGCCTGCTGGGTATGCTGCGATTCGCCCGGGCCCGCGGCGCGGCGGTACCCGCCGAGGTCGTGGATTGGCTTCGCCGCCACCGGGATACGGGGATCGAGGTGACACACGTGAACAACCTCGCGCCGGGCGCCGCGGCGGTGCTGGTCGCCGCCGACCACGCGGACCTCGCCGAATCGGCAGTGGCACTGGGCCGCTGGTTCCGGGAGTCGCCCGCCGCCACCCGGGCGCCGAACGGGGCCCTGGAACACTGGCCGGGCGGGGTGTGGGCCGACACCACCTTCATGGCCGGGGTGTTCCTCGGACATCTCGGCGAACATCTCGCCGATCCGGAGCCGGTGCGGTGGTTCGGCGAACAACTGCTCGCCCACGCCGAGATCCTGCAGGATCCGGCGACCGGGCTGTTCGCGCACGGATCCCATCGCGGCGAGACGATCCCGTGTTTCTGGGGACGCGGCAACGCCTGGTGCGCCCTGGCCGCGGTCGAATTCCTGGAAGTTGCTGCCCGCGAACGGGTTCCGGTGGATCCGGCACAGCGCGCGGCGGTGGCCGCGGTGCTCACCCGGCAGTTGCGCGCGCTGGCCGCGCGGCAGCCGGAGCACGGCGTGTGGAGTGTGCTGGTCGACGAGCAACCCGAGAACGCCGGAATTCTGGAGACCTCGGCCGCGGCCGGGATCGGCGCCGCGATGTTGCGCGCGACGGCCGTATTGCCCGAGTGCCCACCGGAGATCGGTACCGCCGGACGGCGGGCGGTCGCCGGGGCCCTGGCCTACGTCGATGCCGGCGGCACCCTCACCCGGGTCAGCGCCGGAACCGTACTGCAACTGATTCCGTTCGGCTACAGCGTGATTCGGGACGATCGGCAACAACCCTGGGGTCAGGGGCTGGCCCTGCACGCGGTGGCGGCGGCCCTGACGGCGGCGCAGTCCCCGGGAGGATCGCGGTGA
- a CDS encoding roadblock/LC7 domain-containing protein: protein MTTSATSQLSWLLEQLLDRTPETRHALLLSSDGLKICHTPELSIDKADQLAAISAGIQSLAHGASAEFGDGRSGVRQSMTEFYGGILFIVEAGQGAHIAVVAAEDADAGLVGHNMRELVEQLSEHLAAPPRAEGEIVS, encoded by the coding sequence ATGACGACATCCGCCACCTCTCAGCTCAGTTGGCTGCTCGAGCAGCTGCTGGACCGCACCCCGGAGACACGGCACGCCCTGCTGTTGTCCAGCGACGGGCTGAAGATCTGCCACACGCCGGAACTGTCGATCGACAAGGCGGATCAGCTGGCGGCCATCTCGGCCGGCATCCAGAGCCTCGCGCACGGCGCCTCCGCCGAATTCGGTGACGGCCGTAGTGGTGTCCGGCAATCGATGACCGAGTTCTACGGCGGCATCCTGTTCATCGTCGAGGCGGGCCAGGGCGCCCACATCGCGGTGGTGGCGGCGGAGGACGCGGACGCGGGCCTCGTGGGTCACAACATGCGCGAACTCGTGGAGCAACTCAGCGAGCACCTGGCCGCACCGCCCCGTGCCGAGGGCGAGATCGTATCGTGA